From Microcystis aeruginosa NIES-2549, a single genomic window includes:
- a CDS encoding TolC family protein, translating into MLLLRYGITVSAVLGLIFLAESSVKAQTQSAADLLKKPQPTANPVSQLPGPSAAPATTEADPKAPNYLNPSGNPLIFPTKPDEVNIRVVQPITLNQAIELALKNNQTLQTARVDLEIARAQLKEQQAALLPTAQAETSLTQDQSAVAQRQNNLARQQGIPATTPEDSTNLQGSVRIVYGVYTGGERSAQIKRAEKVIRQRELEVERVSEQTRFDATDAYYELQRGDAQVAIAQASIEDASQSLRDALLLEQAGLGTRFAVLQAEVDLANANQDLTQAISNQRISRRRLAQVLSVGQHIELTAADEIREAGTWGLSLDDSIVLAYKNRAELEQQLLQREISQQDRSIAISAVIPQVDLLGEYNVLNDLSDDAGFGDGFSVGGRIRWTFFDGGTAFARARQAERNIDRADTEFSLRRNEIRLQVEESYYSLISNQENIKTSQKSIESATESLRLARLRFQAGVGTQTDVINSQRDLTDARSRYLQAIVDYNRSLNSLQRSISNLPDNRLFEVR; encoded by the coding sequence ATGTTGCTCTTGCGTTATGGTATTACCGTGAGTGCGGTGCTTGGGTTGATTTTCTTGGCTGAATCCTCGGTTAAGGCACAAACTCAGTCCGCTGCCGATTTATTGAAGAAACCCCAACCTACTGCCAATCCCGTTTCTCAATTACCCGGTCCATCGGCGGCACCGGCAACCACGGAAGCGGATCCCAAAGCCCCCAATTATCTTAATCCTAGTGGCAATCCCCTAATTTTTCCCACCAAACCGGATGAGGTGAATATTAGGGTAGTACAACCGATCACCTTAAATCAAGCGATCGAATTAGCTTTAAAAAATAATCAGACCTTACAGACAGCCCGGGTCGATTTAGAAATCGCTCGCGCCCAATTAAAGGAACAACAGGCGGCTTTATTACCCACGGCCCAAGCGGAAACCAGTCTCACTCAAGATCAATCGGCAGTTGCCCAAAGACAGAATAACTTGGCTCGTCAACAGGGAATCCCAGCCACTACACCGGAAGATAGTACCAACCTTCAGGGTAGTGTTCGGATTGTCTATGGGGTTTATACAGGGGGTGAACGGTCAGCCCAGATCAAAAGGGCCGAAAAGGTCATCCGGCAACGGGAATTAGAGGTGGAAAGAGTCTCGGAACAAACTCGTTTTGATGCCACCGATGCCTATTATGAATTACAGAGGGGTGATGCCCAGGTAGCGATCGCCCAAGCCTCGATCGAGGATGCTAGTCAAAGTTTACGCGATGCTCTATTATTGGAGCAAGCGGGACTAGGAACCCGATTTGCTGTCCTACAGGCGGAAGTTGACCTCGCTAACGCTAACCAAGACTTAACCCAGGCGATTTCTAACCAGCGTATTTCCCGACGGCGACTGGCACAGGTATTGAGTGTCGGTCAGCACATCGAGTTAACCGCTGCTGATGAGATTCGCGAGGCGGGAACTTGGGGCTTAAGTCTTGATGACAGTATCGTTTTAGCCTATAAAAATCGTGCGGAATTAGAACAACAACTCTTACAACGGGAAATTAGCCAACAGGATCGCTCGATCGCCATTTCGGCTGTGATTCCCCAAGTGGACCTTTTGGGCGAGTATAATGTCCTCAACGATCTCAGTGATGATGCTGGTTTTGGCGATGGTTTTAGTGTTGGCGGCCGGATTCGCTGGACTTTTTTTGATGGTGGCACTGCTTTTGCTCGCGCTCGTCAAGCGGAAAGAAATATCGATCGCGCCGATACGGAATTCTCCCTCCGTCGCAATGAAATTCGCCTTCAGGTGGAGGAATCCTACTATAGTTTGATTTCTAACCAAGAAAACATCAAAACTTCGCAAAAAAGCATTGAATCCGCCACGGAAAGTCTGCGATTAGCCCGTTTACGCTTTCAGGCGGGTGTGGGAACCCAAACGGACGTTATCAACTCCCAACGGGATTTAACCGATGCCAGAAGCCGTTATCTACAGGCGATCGTCGATTACAATAGATCCTTGAATAGTCTCCAGCGATCCATTAGTAACTTACCGGACAATCGTTTGTTTGAAGTGCGTTAA
- a CDS encoding gamma-glutamyltransferase, with amino-acid sequence MTGKSKGAIAAGHPKTAEAGQLILEMGGNAFDGIVGSILAAFVVEFTLASAGGGGFLLAHTKEKVNTLFDFFCQTPKYKKPLTKIDFYPVAINFGGASQDFHIGRGAIATTGALRGLETVQKKLGKLPFAVVAEPAIEYARQGYILSQYNGFCLGLLASILLKDREGLKVYAPQGKLLQAGDRCVMRDFANSLEELSKKGVKDFYEGEIAHQIARDMQEGGYLTLEDLNHYQVLERKPLKTEYRGYEILTNPPPSSGGILLAFALKLLETVNLSALEHLGNKHLQILTEVMALTNQARAQGYDDFIHQEGIAEQFLSPQFLGKYANKWGSTTHISIIDGEGNAASATFSNGEGSAYTVPGTGIMLNNMIGEADLNPFGFHNWPVDRRLSSMMSPTMILEEGKPRFVLGSGGSNRIRTAILQVISNLIDFRQSLADAIGASRIHWENQQLGIEPLEDRENLLENLVLPANTQVTRWQEQNMFFGGVHGVAVNERGELTATGDPRRDGVGLLISN; translated from the coding sequence GTGACTGGCAAAAGCAAGGGCGCTATCGCCGCAGGACATCCAAAAACTGCCGAAGCTGGACAATTAATCTTAGAAATGGGCGGCAATGCCTTCGATGGGATTGTTGGCTCGATTTTAGCGGCTTTCGTGGTCGAATTCACCCTCGCTTCGGCGGGGGGCGGCGGTTTTTTACTAGCACATACCAAAGAAAAAGTCAATACCCTTTTTGATTTTTTTTGTCAAACTCCAAAATATAAAAAACCCTTGACAAAGATCGACTTTTACCCAGTGGCGATCAATTTTGGTGGTGCTAGTCAAGATTTTCACATTGGCCGAGGTGCGATCGCTACGACTGGGGCATTACGGGGACTGGAAACAGTGCAGAAAAAACTGGGAAAATTGCCCTTTGCCGTGGTAGCAGAACCAGCGATCGAATATGCTCGTCAAGGCTACATTTTGAGCCAATATAACGGCTTTTGCCTGGGTTTACTCGCTTCGATCCTGCTCAAAGATAGAGAGGGTTTAAAAGTCTATGCCCCGCAAGGAAAACTCCTCCAAGCTGGCGATCGCTGTGTGATGAGGGATTTTGCCAACAGCTTAGAGGAATTAAGCAAAAAAGGCGTAAAAGACTTTTATGAGGGAGAAATCGCCCACCAAATCGCCAGGGATATGCAGGAGGGCGGTTATCTTACCCTAGAGGATTTAAATCATTACCAAGTCCTTGAGAGAAAACCCCTAAAAACCGAATATCGGGGGTACGAAATACTGACTAATCCGCCGCCTAGTTCTGGGGGAATTCTCCTGGCTTTTGCCCTAAAATTACTGGAAACAGTCAATTTATCGGCTTTAGAGCATCTAGGGAACAAACATCTGCAAATTTTAACAGAAGTGATGGCCTTAACCAATCAAGCTCGCGCTCAAGGCTACGATGATTTTATCCATCAGGAGGGAATCGCAGAGCAGTTCCTCTCGCCGCAATTTTTAGGCAAATATGCCAATAAATGGGGCAGTACCACCCATATTAGCATTATCGATGGGGAGGGTAATGCCGCCAGTGCCACCTTTTCCAACGGCGAAGGATCAGCTTATACCGTGCCGGGGACGGGAATTATGCTCAATAATATGATCGGGGAAGCGGACTTAAATCCCTTTGGTTTTCACAATTGGCCCGTTGATCGTCGTTTATCCTCAATGATGTCGCCGACGATGATTTTAGAAGAAGGAAAGCCGCGATTTGTTCTCGGTTCTGGGGGTTCCAATCGCATTCGCACCGCTATTTTGCAGGTTATTAGCAATTTAATCGATTTTCGGCAATCTTTAGCCGATGCGATCGGGGCCTCGCGCATACATTGGGAAAATCAACAATTAGGAATTGAACCTTTAGAAGATCGGGAAAATCTGCTCGAAAATCTGGTTTTACCCGCAAATACTCAAGTAACCCGTTGGCAAGAACAAAATATGTTTTTTGGGGGTGTGCATGGGGTGGCAGTGAATGAGCGGGGGGAATTAACCGCTACGGGCGATCCGCGTCGGGATGGAGTAGGATTATTGATTAGTAATTAG
- the lpxD gene encoding UDP-3-O-(3-hydroxymyristoyl)glucosamine N-acyltransferase — MKFSEIAQKLSPLVSAHSLTAYPDRNPQIKAITPIETALVDTISYIEGGKFASFVAKTEATALILPLDSNLQQQADERGIAWLASANPRLLFAHAIKLFYQPFQPQPYIHATAVVHPSAKIGHKVAIGAHAVVEANVTLGDGVCIHPNAVVYPGVHIGDRTILHANCTIHERVQIGNDCVIHSGAVIGAEGFGFVPVPEGWFKMEQSGIVVLEDGVEIGCNSAVDRPAVGETRIGSQTKIDNLVHIAHNCQIGQACALAGQVGMAGGVKVGNRVILAGQVGIANQAVIGDGAIASAQAGIHNDIGAGEVVSGSPAIPHKLFLKAAAAYKRLPEIYQAVKQLKK; from the coding sequence ATGAAATTTAGTGAAATTGCCCAAAAATTAAGCCCTTTAGTCTCTGCTCACAGTTTAACTGCCTATCCCGACAGAAATCCCCAAATTAAAGCCATAACTCCCATCGAAACCGCCCTAGTCGATACGATTAGCTATATCGAAGGGGGAAAATTTGCTTCCTTTGTCGCCAAAACTGAGGCTACTGCCCTAATTCTGCCCCTGGATAGCAATCTACAACAACAGGCCGACGAACGCGGCATCGCTTGGTTAGCTAGTGCCAATCCCCGACTTTTATTCGCCCACGCCATCAAATTATTCTATCAACCCTTTCAGCCCCAACCCTACATTCACGCCACCGCCGTGGTGCATCCATCGGCTAAAATCGGCCATAAAGTCGCCATCGGGGCCCATGCGGTGGTAGAAGCCAATGTCACCCTCGGTGATGGCGTGTGCATTCATCCTAACGCCGTTGTTTACCCCGGGGTGCATATTGGCGATCGCACAATTCTCCACGCTAACTGTACCATCCATGAACGGGTACAAATCGGCAATGATTGCGTTATCCACAGTGGCGCTGTTATCGGTGCCGAGGGCTTCGGTTTTGTGCCGGTTCCCGAAGGCTGGTTTAAGATGGAACAATCCGGTATCGTGGTCTTAGAAGATGGCGTAGAAATTGGCTGTAATAGCGCCGTGGATCGTCCGGCAGTGGGAGAAACCCGCATCGGTAGCCAGACTAAGATCGATAATCTCGTCCATATTGCCCATAATTGCCAAATTGGCCAAGCTTGCGCCCTAGCAGGACAGGTGGGCATGGCAGGAGGCGTAAAAGTGGGCAATCGCGTTATTTTAGCGGGACAGGTGGGCATTGCCAATCAAGCAGTAATCGGTGACGGTGCGATCGCATCTGCCCAAGCTGGCATTCACAACGATATCGGGGCAGGAGAAGTGGTTTCTGGCTCTCCCGCTATCCCCCATAAACTATTCCTCAAGGCAGCGGCCGCTTACAAGCGTTTACCCGAAATCTATCAAGCGGTTAAGCAGTTGAAAAAATAG
- a CDS encoding all3515 family Zur-repressed PEP-CTERM protein, with protein sequence MVLQVSGVGLVCAGKKISEKSHKSPFIAVSFILSLSFALVTVAKAEEPAIGQSLPEFYIGVDNQITLTRGIYEGLANPNYNRLTLLVAHREGNPHFHGIGTYSYSGPSGNPVVNPTNTNNRIPETSTGLPPLSLIAGQGIFQNSFVSAATGEEYSNLLMQSVATINNSSDLGEQALFNSSGGRWNRSLGNANLSLQLLEISDGLTVANSLGQTILANAGDIYAIGTGDNFSFLPKFLASRPGKYSASFKLVDLSLSWGESGIFNLDFQTVPEPSTLIALILFGSILLTRSSSKN encoded by the coding sequence ATGGTTCTACAGGTCTCTGGGGTAGGATTAGTTTGTGCTGGGAAGAAAATCAGCGAAAAAAGCCATAAATCTCCATTTATCGCTGTTAGCTTCATTTTATCGCTTTCTTTCGCCCTGGTAACGGTGGCTAAGGCTGAAGAGCCTGCCATTGGTCAGAGTTTGCCCGAATTTTATATCGGGGTGGATAATCAAATCACCTTAACTCGGGGCATCTATGAGGGATTAGCCAATCCTAACTATAACCGGTTAACTCTTCTGGTTGCTCACCGAGAGGGAAACCCTCATTTTCACGGTATCGGCACTTACAGTTATTCCGGCCCGTCTGGTAATCCGGTAGTTAATCCGACTAACACCAATAATCGCATTCCTGAGACTTCTACAGGATTGCCTCCTCTCTCCTTAATTGCAGGACAAGGAATTTTTCAGAATAGTTTTGTTAGTGCTGCCACTGGGGAGGAATATAGCAATCTACTGATGCAATCAGTGGCAACTATTAATAATTCCTCTGACTTGGGAGAACAAGCTCTTTTTAACAGTTCTGGGGGACGGTGGAATCGGTCTTTAGGTAATGCCAACCTATCCTTACAACTGTTAGAGATTAGTGATGGATTAACAGTAGCTAACTCTTTAGGACAGACAATTTTAGCTAATGCCGGCGATATCTATGCGATCGGTACTGGTGATAACTTCTCCTTTTTACCGAAGTTTCTTGCATCTCGACCGGGAAAATATTCAGCCAGTTTTAAGCTGGTAGATCTTAGCCTTTCTTGGGGAGAGTCAGGAATTTTTAACCTAGATTTTCAAACAGTTCCCGAACCATCAACTCTGATCGCCTTAATACTGTTCGGATCAATTTTATTAACTCGATCGAGCAGTAAAAACTAA
- a CDS encoding ABC transporter ATP-binding protein translates to MTLAVAIEKLKKSYGQTAAVKDISFTVAAAEIFGLLGPNGAGKTTTIRCLCTLAKPDGGKIEVGGVDALNNPKSARKRLGYVAQEVALDKMLTGRELLQLQAALYHIPAQKSRERIKELINLLGLEEYADKKTGTYSGGIKKRLDLAAGLLHQPEVLVLDEPTVGLDIESRLIVWDFLRQLRAAGTSVLITSHYLEEIDALADNLAIIDNGIVIARGTPSQLKEQLGGDRITLKVREFSPEEEALKAKELLSRLPFVEEVIVNTAQGNSLNLIVTANSNPLSKIEQTLAESGLPVFSMAQSRPSLDDVYLAATGRTLMDAEIAAASSRDLKAEKKQAMKES, encoded by the coding sequence ATGACCCTTGCGGTGGCGATCGAAAAGTTAAAAAAATCCTACGGTCAGACAGCAGCGGTTAAAGATATCTCCTTTACCGTGGCAGCGGCAGAAATCTTCGGTTTACTCGGTCCCAATGGTGCGGGGAAAACCACCACGATTCGCTGTCTTTGTACCCTTGCTAAACCCGATGGCGGCAAAATCGAGGTGGGGGGTGTCGATGCCCTGAATAACCCCAAATCCGCCCGTAAACGCCTGGGTTACGTTGCCCAAGAAGTCGCCCTCGATAAAATGCTCACGGGCCGGGAACTGTTGCAACTACAAGCGGCTCTCTATCACATTCCTGCTCAAAAGTCAAGAGAGCGCATCAAAGAATTAATAAATCTTTTAGGATTAGAGGAATACGCCGACAAAAAAACAGGAACCTATTCCGGCGGCATCAAAAAACGGCTGGATTTAGCGGCGGGATTACTGCATCAGCCGGAAGTTTTAGTGCTGGATGAACCGACTGTGGGCCTCGATATCGAAAGTCGTTTGATTGTCTGGGATTTTCTGCGACAATTGCGGGCGGCTGGAACCAGTGTATTAATTACCAGCCATTATCTCGAAGAAATCGACGCTTTGGCCGATAACTTAGCAATTATCGACAATGGTATCGTCATCGCTCGCGGTACCCCCTCACAACTGAAGGAGCAGCTGGGTGGCGATCGCATAACCCTAAAAGTGCGGGAATTTTCCCCAGAGGAAGAGGCCTTAAAAGCGAAAGAGTTGTTATCTCGTCTGCCTTTTGTCGAGGAAGTGATCGTTAATACCGCCCAGGGTAACTCCCTTAATCTTATCGTCACGGCCAATAGCAATCCTTTAAGCAAAATTGAACAAACCCTAGCCGAATCGGGATTACCCGTGTTTAGCATGGCCCAATCCCGTCCTAGTCTCGATGATGTCTATCTAGCGGCCACCGGACGCACCCTGATGGATGCGGAAATTGCCGCCGCCAGCAGTCGCGACCTGAAGGCGGAGAAAAAACAAGCGATGAAGGAATCCTAA
- the plsY gene encoding glycerol-3-phosphate 1-O-acyltransferase PlsY → MLIPILISLTILLLSYLFGSIPTGYLIGKYSKGIDIRDYGSGSTGATNVLRTLGKTAGATVLLIDMLKGMAAVALVRVLYFMDVNPLPESWYYWLIIGAGLGAIIGHSKSIFLNFSGGKSVATSLGVLLVMNPLVACGTLASFLVILALFRIVSLGSILGALVVNILMVILGQPLPYILFSLMGGIYVIVRHQGNIKRLLAGTEPKIGQKVQQSSELGYSVSPTDEV, encoded by the coding sequence ATGCTTATTCCGATTCTTATCAGTCTTACTATCTTACTTTTATCCTATCTGTTCGGTTCGATTCCCACGGGTTATTTAATCGGTAAATACAGCAAAGGTATCGATATTCGTGACTATGGTTCCGGTTCCACCGGGGCCACCAATGTGCTGAGAACTCTGGGAAAAACTGCCGGGGCGACGGTGTTATTAATTGATATGTTAAAAGGAATGGCGGCGGTGGCCCTGGTACGAGTACTATATTTTATGGATGTCAATCCTCTCCCAGAAAGTTGGTATTATTGGTTAATTATCGGGGCAGGATTGGGGGCAATCATTGGTCATAGTAAATCGATTTTCTTGAATTTTAGTGGTGGTAAATCCGTCGCCACCAGTTTAGGGGTTTTATTAGTGATGAATCCCCTAGTGGCTTGCGGAACTTTGGCGAGTTTTTTAGTTATTCTCGCACTTTTCCGGATTGTTTCTTTAGGTTCGATTCTCGGGGCGCTGGTGGTGAATATTTTAATGGTTATTTTAGGTCAACCTCTCCCCTATATTTTATTTAGTTTGATGGGGGGAATCTATGTGATTGTTCGTCATCAGGGTAATATTAAAAGATTGTTGGCAGGGACGGAACCAAAAATAGGTCAGAAAGTACAGCAATCATCGGAATTAGGTTACAGCGTTTCTCCTACAGATGAAGTGTAA